Below is a genomic region from Molothrus aeneus isolate 106 chromosome 5, BPBGC_Maene_1.0, whole genome shotgun sequence.
cCAGCTGTACCATATGCTTTCTCCTCTGTGTAACAGCAGtaattttgctgttgtttgcaGGTGGTccattttgcatttgtttgcTTAATGCCTGATGATGTCCAAAGCTCTGCTGCACTTCTGCAcgcacacacacgcacacacacacacacacacacattggtGAAGCTCTCATTGGTATCAGCATGTCTGATGTTCAAAAAATACCTCTCTAACCTGCGGCTTACTTCTTCCACAGAGGAAGGCTCCGTTTCCAACCTCATCTTGGTTTTAACGAGAGAAGGGCAGCATGTTCTGGCTAGAAGGACCTTTCCCTGAGCATCTTCCCCTTTAGGCCCATGTCAAGTATTTGGTTTGAGCATCCTCTGCCATCACCTTTATGAGTAAAGCTTGAGGAGCTGATGAACTAAATCAAGGATGAGCAATGGCAGtgaatatttctttcctttttgcctTTGATATGCAGGATCAAGCTTGCAGATAAAAACAATACAGCAGCTGTGAAGGAATTAGAAAAACCTTTGTGTGGATTTTTGAGTGAGAAATGTTCTGAAGGTTCCTCTGTTGCCCTGGGTTCAACACCTGAAGCTGAACCAGTTTCTTCTGTGGTGAAGAACCCACTGGGAGCCTTGGAGAACTTGATGCTGGATCCAAGGCTCGACTGCTTTCAGCAGAACATGCTTAGTCCTAAAATGATCATCAGTGACCCATCTGTGGATCTGAATgtcaaagaaaacaataaaatcatCAGGAGACAGATAGGAGGCACTCAGAATACACGGTCACCTGGAAAAATTGGCTTGAGGAATAAGTCCTCCAGCATCAAGGACAAAATTTCagaatgggaagggaaaaaggaaacgCAGTCTGCTCCTcgcagggaggaggaggcaggagttAAAGAGGAGCCCAAGATGCCTTGTGTAACTGAGAAGATGAGTGGGGAACCACTGGTGACAAGGAAAACAGAGACCAAGAGACTTATGAGCTGGGAACTGGAGTGCAAAGGGGCAGGCAAAGAGAATGAGCGGAAAGCAGGAGCTcagaaaggcacagggcaggcagcagagcaaaaAGGGGAAGCGCAGAAGGATGAGGAAATGGAGTTCAGCCCTGGAAAATGCAAGGAAGTGAAAGGTGGGAAGTGGGAGGTCCAGAAGGAGAATGTTTCAGTGCTTAGTCAGGTCAAGAAGCTAGAGAAGGCTTTGAAAGatggctcagcagagctgcagccacagctgcctggtACTTACTATTCCCCACAGTGCTtgcaggagaaggcagcacaAGGACACGCTGCTCCTGAGGGCCATGAGGGtgtgtgtggggctgagctcaACAAAAGGCATCTTGGTGTGGACTCTGACATCAGTGAGCCGATTTTTGGGACTCTAGAAGAGATAAGAACTTCTCATGTGAAATCCAAGCACTGCACGGTGGAGAATGTGTACACAGAGCCAGGGGTGCCAGAGAAGAAGCCCTTCATCAACCCACTGCCCAAGCCTCGGCGGACTTTCAAACATGAGGGGGAAGAGGACTGGGTGCCAGCAGTTAGGAATAAAAGAAACTTACCCCCTCTGCCATCcattcctccccctcctctgccttcctctcctcccccaTCAGCTGTCAGCAGGAGGCTGTGGAGCGGGAAGCACAAGAACAATGCTGACCACAGGTACTGGGGATGTGTTTCGTGGAGGTGTTGGTCTTCATGGGGGAGTCCCACCTTCCCATCTTTCTCTGAGAGAGACAAACCTTCCCTTTTTGCTCAGAATCTCCAGCATAATCAGCACTCAGTCATGTCTCTGAGAATGTATGAGCGGCCAGCACTGCTCCACAGGGTAACTGTGGAGAGATAAGTTATGGCAGATTTAAGGTCACTGTATTACATGGCTTAACCTTCAAGCCTAAAattgagggatttggggttttgttttggttttcgtAGGAGAAACTCTGCTTAATTACACAATGACCACAGCTGGTCTGGAACAGTGTTTGGAATGATAATCTCTAGTCTCTAGTGCAGCATTTTCACTGTCCATAGTAAACCTCAGTGAATCTGATGTGTGTATATTCTTCTGGAGtgcttgtttgccttttttcccctcctacaTGATTGTCACACATTTTTGGGGTGGAGAACATAAAGTACACAGCTTTTCTAATGCCCTCTGGATAAATTGTCACTTAAAAGTTCCTGGCTCACTTGcagaaaggaaatcaaaacttgCTAGGTTTGCTCATGGAGGGCAGTTTTACCCTTCCTACCATTCCACAAgcaagttttgtttttctctgctgctcagagagctGATTTTGGGGCCCTCTTACACTTTTCATGGGTGGGATCTGTGCTGTAAATGGGACCTCTCATGTCCTAATGTTCTGTGCAGTGTTCCAGGATGTGCCATTTCACACTTGCATCTCCACAGTGTGCTATTGCCATAACAACCCAGATTATCTGTGGCACCCCTAAATGCCTGATAAAAACAGCCAATCTCAGTATTGCTTTTTCATGCTTTGTTTGGGATGACGCAGCCAAACGTTCTCAGCGATTTATTTTGCCAGCTGTGTCTCACTTTGGAGAAGTGAATTACCTGTAATTTGGTTATAAATGCTGGTTAACTGCATCactctcctctctgcccctcctccccccctccATGGTGCAGGAAATCCTATGAGTTTGAAGACTTGCTGCAGTCCTCATCCGAGCACGGCCGGGTGGATTGGTACGCGCAGACCAAGCTGGCCCTCACACGCACTTTATCTGAGGAGAACGTCTATGAAGACATCCTGGGTAGGAACCCTGCACAGGGGAGGGTGCTGCCTGCCAGTCCTGAGCAGCAGGGACTCCTGGTCAACAAGCATTCAGCAGAGGTGCTGAATAAAGTGTGTTTATATCCAAATGTAAACCAGGACCCATTTTGCGCATATTATTGGCAAGTAATAAGAAAAATGGACAGGGGACTTCAAAGCTCATCAGCTTCAAAGATAAACCTGAGGCATATGGGaagcagcttttattttttgctggcATATCTTCTCTGCCTTCCTTTTGTCCTGTGGATTAGTTCTCACAGCTCTGATCTGTCCATTGTGGTGATTTTGACACTGCTGAGATAATGCGAGCAGTCTGAAAACACAGCCTTGAATTCAATTCCACAGCTCAGGAATAGGACTGTGTATGGCTTCAGGTACCATTGCAATTAAGAAACTGGGTCCCACGCTCTTTGAAATTGAGTTTTATTTAGTTCTCTAACTTCAGTGTCAGATCAATGCCATTTTAAAGACTATTTCCTGTAACCCTCTCCATTTATAtagtgtttttttaatattgtgaGTTATGTGGCCTTTGATGGAACATAGAAGTGTCCCCCTTGAAAAAGCTTTAATGAGTTTTAGTAGCTGTAGGCTGGTGCTGTACAAATCTCTTGGCCGAGGTCAGCAGATTAGGAAGGGAATAGCTGCATCAGCTCTTGCCATGCTGCTGTAATCCTACAAAGGTGCTCTGTGGTTGTTGGGCATAGGAGGAGCTGCACTTTCTCAGGAGCAGGCCAGGCATTATTATTTTGATATGAATAAAATCTGATCATACTTAGTGAGGAAGGACTCTGAAAGGAATCGTGTTCCTTTGAGGCTAATGGCAGACAAGGCCATTCTAATCCATCCTTTCTGacattttttaagcttttggCCTCATTTGTGGAGCTAAGAgccttgtgtttgctttttttcttctcttctcttggGGGGCCAAAGGAACAGGGAGTGTctaagcagctgctgtggggttttgtgttGGGGCATGATGGGAGGTCTCAGAAACCACTGAGTAAGGGTCACCTTGTCAGCTGGAATAACATGGATAGCATTACAGAGTGGCTGTGAAGGCAAATCCATCTATTCAAACACAAGCACACCCCCATGTCCCAAGTGTGCAGGGAACTCAAATATCAGCCTGAAGTTCCTCTCCCCTCCAGCTTTTACTTGCAAAGattagaagaaaacaaagttatAGGTAATTGTCGGCTAATAGAgcatgtttgttttttgttttcttgctgcATGTTAAAGCCTTGCCTGGAGTCAGATGGTTCCTGCAATCCTGGTGGTGTTACCATGGAAGCTTGGGAAAAGGGGTGGATAGGGACAACTCAAAAAGctgcagttttgtttttcacagaCAAGTTTAATCCACAAGACAAACATCATGTGAAAACCTCACCAGTGGAGGGGGAAGCAAGACTTCAGCcacaggacactgctgctgcccacagacAATCACATGTGCCCATCAGGACGTGCAagcacatacatacacacactcaTATGTGTGACTTAGGGGgagttcagctgctgctgggatggttGTTCCAATTCCCAGCAAGTCACATAGATTTCCTTCATGCACCCTCTTTTCCCCTGTTCACCATTGCTTCCCTGGAATATTGGAAGGTGGCTGATGGATAACAaggtttatttgtaaaaaagagggaaattgTGTTCTTTCTTCTAGGCTGAAGCTAATTGGACTTGTCTTGAGGATGGGACAAGCAGCAGAATCCaagcttgttctttttttctccaatcTCCCCATTTGCATGACAGCTGAAGTACATTTTCAATACTGAAAGAGGCCATTGAAATGAGAAAGTGGAGCCAGTTTCAGGGACAGGAGAATGTTTGCTGACCAAGTGTGAGTGCAGGCTTGCCTTGCTGGTGTCACACCCTCTTGCCTTCTGCATGGTGAATTTGGGTTCCCTGCTGGAGCACTGGGTGCCACCAGCTACTGGAGAGGACAGTGCTAGGAAAGACTTGGGTTTCTGTCCTTGTCTGAAGAGTTCAGCTGcactcctgccccagctgggcaggcaggtgggAGTGCACCAGTCAAACAGATCCCACAGCTATTActggtcctgctgcagcagcgTGCAGCACCCCTGGCTTCCAGTCTTTACTCTGAGCCAACATTATGTGACAGTAAGAGGAAGGCAGTTGCTTCAAGTCCCAGCTGCCCACTGGGATGTGAAATGAGGGCAGTGAAGAGACAAGGCTCATAACATATAATTTCCCTGTGCAGATGCTTGGGCTAAGCCTTTGTCAGTGGTTTCTTAGCTGCTTGGGTAGAGATGTCACAACCTGCTTTGTCAGAGTTGTGCTCTTTGTGAACACACTTAGGTTTACATTCCCTAGTACTGCTGAAGAGTGGGATATAAGAAGTTCATTACATATCATTTTGGGTGTTCAAAACTCAAATTAGTTGTGTGCCTCATCTCCAGAATTACTGGGAAGAAAGGAATCTACATCTACTTCAGAGGTGTGGGCTGTGTGCCACATGCCCTCCCCCCATCCTTCTCCAGGGGAGGAGCATCCTGACTTTGAGTGGCTTaatccttccttctttctaaaGTACAGCATGTGAGATTGAGGTCTCCATGATAGGTAGACATGTTTGAAATCTTGGATTGTGTGATAGATATCCATGTCCAGAGTGTGGATTAAATCTTCCTGCAGTCAGCCCAAGAGCAAGGCATCGCTTCAACCCCAAGTAAGGGGTGACCAGATGTCATCCCCTAAATGTGGGGCTTAAACAGAGAGAGGACCTTCATGCATAGCTTCAGCTCACAGTTTCATTGAGGAACTCCAAGCAGGGGActggaaagaaggaaatgtaGTTATGAACTAATATGCATGAGGACATCACAGCTCTTTTGGATGCAGGAAAATGAACTTGAGGGTTTGCAGGGTCTTTTCCATCTGTAATATCTGTGATATGTTTCTATGGCTGCATTTGTCTGTGTCAGGGTTTGGACACTGCCCAGCAAGCAGCTGGACTTCCAGGGCTATGGAGAGAATGAAGCAATTGCAGGAATGCTTGAGAACAGGTCTTTATGTCTGATGTGGGAGGTGGGAGAAGATCAGGGGATCCCTAAACGGATTTTTATGGCAAACCTCAGAGATTTTTTGCAACCTTAGaatcttttgcttttggctttttgCTACAGATCCACCCTCAAAGGAAAACCCTTATGAAGACATCGAGACCAACAGCCGCTGTTTGGGGAAGAAATGTGTCCTGACCTTCCCAGCATCCCCCACCTCTTCTGTACCAGGGACTCCCACAAAGGTACTTGGATTCAAGTGGCCACCTCTTCTGCTCCAGAAAGTTTTTGAGTGAAATCCAGGTCCTGTGTGGAAAAAGCGGACACCTTCTTCATGTTAGGGATTTTTCCTTTATGTCTTTTGCCTCAGAGTACAGTGTGATAAGAGGGGATTTACTGCCCTTCAGGGaggtaaaaaaacaaaccagcattCCCTTACATAaatagtttgtttgttttcacttttttttcactcCAGGATTGCCTTCCCTGGTGGTGTGGGAAGACCTTCCTCCCCTCAAAGAGGGCATGGAAGTATGTGGGTAATCAAGGCCTGCAGTAGCCTTGTCTCAGTGTCCTGGGCAGTGCAGTCTGCCCATGCTGGAGCCCAGGTGCCTCTGCAGcacaccccccaccccccaggAGCCTTTTTTGCTCTCTACATGAGACAATTTGCTGGTAAGTAAGGCAGTGCCAGTCCCCTGGGTGGAGAGCTAGTGCTAGAagagtgtccccagcacagcccagctcacagcttgcggcctttttcctccttgtccATGGAAGCAAAAGAAGAGGTAAAGCTTTGATTGGCAcctcctgctcagagctcagggTTTACCaagggcagccctgctctctcAGCCTCCCAAGCTGCTTTGGTTGATTCATGTTGCCAGTTTAGATAATCCAAGCTAGGATAGCAGGGATGACAGCCAAAGTCATCTTGGCAATAAATGGGTCCAGAGTGGATAGCAGGGATCTAAACACAGCTTTCCTGGCCAAAGGGTTTTCTCATGCTTTCCAAGTAACACCTATGATTAGAGCTGTTATCCaacattttcagaagttttatGTGCAGCGTTCCTTGACATGCTGCTCTTTTCCAACCAGCTTAATCAGCAACTAAGGTGTCTTTGGATAATTCAGTGAAAATTGTTCTGTGGTTCCCAATCCATTCTCCTTGTTGCTAGATAGGTCTAGAGCAGCAAGAGGCCACGTGTGTCAGTGTTGGGATGAGGCTGATCTCCCTCAGAGATTTGCAGTCACCCATGCACCCAGATTTCCCACATGTGCTgtggaaagggggctgcagtgctgcacaggaATGCCTTTCACCAGAGATACTGttccagcaggagagctgaACAGGAGTCATTGTGTTActctgctgtgctttggtgTCTAAAAGCCCTGATCTGCATCagtcagaaaagaaatgctgcagctcTCTTGGCAGCTGATGGGTTTGCAGCTGCAGCATTCATCCTGCGGAGAGCCTGGCCAGGCTGCAGTGATGGGGAATGGCTCTGGACAGACTTTCAGGACTACTATAGATGTAGCAGCTCATATCCCTGCTGCAGAATGGGATTCTTCAGTGCAAAGACTCCTTACAGCCTCATTTTTACATGACTTCTCTGTAGGtggcaaatatttttgtgacCTGAGCATCTTCTGCCAAATCCAGAGACACCTGAGCTAACTTGAATGGATTAATTGGTGTGACTAATAACTGCTGAGTGTGTCTGCTGGTGGAATCAGATTGTGGTGCTGCCTCAGCTACAGGCACAGTGCTGCTATGAATTGTTCAGAATTAGGCTGGATAACTCTCTCCCACACTTCTTAGAGCCAGATACATCCTCTGGCAGTGCAGATACTCTTCCCACAAAAGGTGCAATTTACCTTGTCAGAACTACTGGGGAATTCTGTAGGAGAAGATAAAAAGTGTTGTTATTGAGCATCTTTCTGGTGAAAAGTAGTTTGCCCCTTCTTTATCTGGAGCTTAGCTTCCTACTTCTATTTTTGGTCAGAGACTTTAGGGACTTCACTCTGCTACTTAAACATCTTCTGTTGTACTCCCACCAAACTTGCTAATGAGTTTAGGAGGAAATCAGTCTCCATAATTGTCTAACAACATCTCTTGTACCCTTTGAACTATCTGATTCTGGCTCCTGTCAAAGGCAGCCATACTGACAGTGCTTTTTGCCTGCTCTCACTGTTtctctgtccctcctggctAGCTGCTCCTTATCCCAAATGCCTGTGGTTGGTTGGTTAGTCTTGTCCTGTTTACAAGCCCAGCCTCTGGATTACCCAAATCCTGGGAGATTTTCTTCCACACTGGAGCAAGACCGTCTTGGCCAACCCCTGAGCTTGTGTTCTGTTCTGGAATGAATTGGGCTGGTTAAATTGCTGGCCAAGATGTAGCCTGGCAGCTGCATGGTTTCTTGCATGTGCACAAATCTGTGGGCACTCTCAGGCTGTTTTGACAACTGAGTGCTGTGGCTGGATTTACTGATATGAAGTGTAAGCAATGGAGTAAAGACCCATGAGGTTCTGTGGTCATTGATTCCTTCTCCTCCATTTCCAGTTGCTTTCCAAACCCACGTTTTTCCGGCAAAACTCGGAGCGGCGGAGTTTCAAACTGCCGGACATACGGAAACTGAGCCGGGATGGGACTGGCTCACCATCCAAGGTCAGCCCTCCCTCAACCCCCAGCAGTCCAGATGACACCTTCTTCTCCTTGGGAGACTCTCAGAATggcaagaggagaaggaagattCCCAAGGTAAGTTTAGggctttggcttttttgtttggcttcttCCAGGCAGGAATGTGAGTATGAGACCAGGTTTTCTTTAGTTTCCAGTGTGTGGCATTTCTGCAAGGTAGCTGCTGTCCCGGCTGTTGACTTGACTTTTGCTTAACCCCCTTTCTGCCTGAAGGAGAAGACACACAAACATGTCTGCACCTTTcaaagaagttatttttccatctgaggtttcataataagaaaaaaaaaaagcattgtaATTTTGGGATAGAAATTGAAGTATGTCAGAGAGGAAAGAAGCAGTTCATATTTTGCAGAAGATGTACCCCATCGTACTTCCTTCTGTGCTTCCTGGATGGGACAGTCAGAAATTGTCTGTGTGTTGTGTGTTTGTTTCCTCCTGGAAATCTATTGTTCTTTGCTTGTTCTGATTGATGCACTGGCTGTTTATAATTTAAGGTGTGACTGAGGTGAGCAACGAACATAATGACAATTGGGTGAAAAAAGGACTTCTCTGCAGTTATGAGCATTTTCGGCAGCAACACTTCCTATTTCTTACTTGGATACAGCATTACtccatttaaattttattttctttcagatctGGCAGGATGTGTATTCAATCCAAATGAGGTTTGGCAGCAGTCTATCTATTGAATGTTTCAAAAACACAGTTATAAAAACACAGTTGCTTATCCCGGTCTTTGCAGGACAAGCAGAGGCTACCAGGGACAGTCtgtggtgatttttttccaaacccACAGTTTGCATTTGGGGAAAAAGGGATGTGTTTGTGTATCTTCTTTGTTTCCTGGTTGCCAGATCTGTGTTCATGTTTGCATATCTGATTTTTGAATGCCCCCTCTGTGTGCCTCAGCCTTTCAGGAATGAGCCAAAGACTGCAAATATTTAGGGCTTCTTTCCCAGTATGTCTTCACATCTGTGCATGGGCTtgagctctgtctgtgtgttCACACATACTTTTATGTCAATTGAAGAGAGGATTCCAAGTGTTTGTTTACCCCACAGTGCCACTGAGCAGTCTTGCAGAGCCAGGTCAGAACTGAGGTTTGCTTGTCAAGGGCAGCATCACCTGAGGCTTGAGCTGGGCATCTGGGTGAAGGCTGCACTTCCACATCAGAGCATCCTGCCTCCCACTTCTGTATTTGTGTTCAAAGTTGCCTGACCAAGTAGGTGGTGGGCCTGTCTTACCTTGAGCTCACAAGACATGTGTGGATGTAAATCTGGAATCTGACTTTATTCCAATTATTTATGGAATAAATCTGAATGCTGTGGCCATatcccactgctcctgcctggcaccttgAGAAGGAGGCAGGTCTGCTCAGGCAGGAAGCCTGGCATGGCTCTGCTGCAATTCCCCTCCCCTTCAGGAATGGACAGGGAGACCAGAGGCACTGAATGAGCCACtgaacccagcactgcccaacACTGATACATCCTCTCTCTTGaccagctgggagcacaggggtTACAGGATTTGCAAAGGAAACCACTGgtgtaaaatatttcagtatcaCTGGCCTCCATCCTTCTCAATTTCTTCAGTCATCCTCCAGCCAGTTTTCTGCTTCCAACCCTGCAGACCAGCACAGGTTGCCAAGGGACCCTCTGGTGCTGCCATGGAGTATGGAGAGGTGGACTCTGTGTAGCTGATACAGCTGCACAGTGTGGAAGTGCATTCAGGTGTGGCCTTTCAGCAGGGTTTGttcccctgggctctgctgtaCCAGAGTGAGCATGGGCAGCACAGCATAGATCCTGGGAATTGTGCCTCCTGCACCATCAAGGGAACAGTTTCACTATGGCCAAGGTTGGGATAAAGAGCACTTTGCATAAAATTCTAACTCAGTTTCTTGCCTGGGGAAGAAGTTAAccttgtttgtttgtgtgtttgctgAGCAGCTGGTGTTGAAAATCAATGCCATTTACGAGGCACGGAGGGGAAAGAAACGTGTCAAGAGACTGTCACAGTCTACAGAGAGCAATTCAGGGAAAGGTAAAGGAGCTTCACATCATCATTCCTCTAAGACTTTCTGAGGACCTGCTCTGGACTTTAGACTGCCTTAGTGGTTTATGTGACCCTTTCTAGCGCTTCATCCAGTCCAGACTAAGGTTGAGTTGGGATTTccacttttcccccttttttttttttttttttgtaagataaGGGCTGTTCCTCTGCCCTTTGGTTAAAATGgaagttttctgtttttcttgcttCATTTTCAGTCCATGGCTTTGCATGATAACCTTATAGGTCACCCCAAACATGTCCCCTCTTTTTGATGTTTATTTCTGGAACATGCTGGAAGCTATGGAGAGGAATGTTCTGTCCAAAAACTCTGATTTGTTgagttcaaaatattttgtgggAATGTGTCACTTCAGTGAACTGTCCAATGGAAGACAGGAGATTTTGGAACAGCCCTGGTTCTTTCACCATCCCAATAAACAAATAGCCTCAGTTGGGAATCCGGGTTTCTGCAATTGACTGTAAGACCATCTCCATCATAGCAGGATTGAGACTTTCAGCCTCCCACTGTCAATTAACAACTTGCCCAAAGCATTCAGACacttcagagaaattgcttTTAAGCATCTCATCtcaataaaaattaagattatGTCTTTCCAACACAGGATGTTTTTCCAAAACACTTTAATATCCAGCAGAAGGTGACCACCTCTATTTGTTTCCCACAATTATTTGTTACTGTTTATCCTATTTCATAAAGCATAGACAGCCACAGGGTGGAAGAGAATGTTTATATGAACTTTCAGGGAAAGCATCCCAGACTTTTTGTACCCCTGCCTATAGCATCATTCAGAGAAATAGATCATTGGACAATATAGACCTTGAATCTGATTCAGcctgacaattttttttgtttgtttctttcttttcttggttttatcCCATGTCCCAGAAATTACTGCATATTAATGAGTATTTTACCTTAGTGTTGTGCTTATACAGATTTGAATAAAATACTGTTCTGGCATTTTATTCTTTGTGCAACTCTTCTGGCTGTGCAAAATTGATTTTGATGTTGGTTTGGGTGTTTTATCCCTGAATGAATGGGAAGATACCAGAGCTGGTAAGCTGAATATGTGTGGGTATGTGCACCCTTGAAAGAACAAGACCCTTGGAACCTAAACTGCTTCCCCCTGAAGTTGCCAGTCCCAGCTTTCTCATGCCAGTGATAAGAAATGCACGGCTATAAATAGACTTTCCTT
It encodes:
- the DENND2A gene encoding DENN domain-containing protein 2A isoform X1, producing MMTASKAADVSSTSGGALCKSGERIKLADKNNTAAVKELEKPLCGFLSEKCSEGSSVALGSTPEAEPVSSVVKNPLGALENLMLDPRLDCFQQNMLSPKMIISDPSVDLNVKENNKIIRRQIGGTQNTRSPGKIGLRNKSSSIKDKISEWEGKKETQSAPRREEEAGVKEEPKMPCVTEKMSGEPLVTRKTETKRLMSWELECKGAGKENERKAGAQKGTGQAAEQKGEAQKDEEMEFSPGKCKEVKGGKWEVQKENVSVLSQVKKLEKALKDGSAELQPQLPGTYYSPQCLQEKAAQGHAAPEGHEGVCGAELNKRHLGVDSDISEPIFGTLEEIRTSHVKSKHCTVENVYTEPGVPEKKPFINPLPKPRRTFKHEGEEDWVPAVRNKRNLPPLPSIPPPPLPSSPPPSAVSRRLWSGKHKNNADHRKSYEFEDLLQSSSEHGRVDWYAQTKLALTRTLSEENVYEDILDPPSKENPYEDIETNSRCLGKKCVLTFPASPTSSVPGTPTKLLSKPTFFRQNSERRSFKLPDIRKLSRDGTGSPSKVSPPSTPSSPDDTFFSLGDSQNGKRRRKIPKLVLKINAIYEARRGKKRVKRLSQSTESNSGKVTDENSESDSDTEEKLKAHSQRLVHVKSRLKQAPRYQTLERDLIEYQERQLFEYFVVVSLHKKQAGAAYIPEVTQQFPLKLERSFKFMREAEDQLKAIPQFCFPDAKDWAPIHQFASETFSFVLTGEDGSRRFGYCRRLLPSGKGKRLPEVYCIVSRLGCFNLFSKILDEVEKRRGISPALVQPLMRSVMEAPFPALGRTITVKNFLPGSGTEVIELRRPLDSRLEHVDFESLFTSLSVRHLSRVFASLLLERRVIFIADKLSTLSKCCHATVALLYPFTWQHTYIPVLPPSMIDIVCSPTPFLIGLLSSSLPRLRELPVEEVLVVDLVNNRFLRQMEDEDSILPRKLQAALEHILEQRNELASDKEEGPVNGKQETSPLNEVVSEAFVRFFVEIVGHYSLFLTPTEREERALQREAFRKSVSSKSLRRFLEVFMETQMFGGFIQERELRKQGVRGLFEVRAQEYLETLPSGEQSGVNRFLKGLGSKMKFLHKK
- the DENND2A gene encoding DENN domain-containing protein 2A isoform X2 — protein: MLDPRLDCFQQNMLSPKMIISDPSVDLNVKENNKIIRRQIGGTQNTRSPGKIGLRNKSSSIKDKISEWEGKKETQSAPRREEEAGVKEEPKMPCVTEKMSGEPLVTRKTETKRLMSWELECKGAGKENERKAGAQKGTGQAAEQKGEAQKDEEMEFSPGKCKEVKGGKWEVQKENVSVLSQVKKLEKALKDGSAELQPQLPGTYYSPQCLQEKAAQGHAAPEGHEGVCGAELNKRHLGVDSDISEPIFGTLEEIRTSHVKSKHCTVENVYTEPGVPEKKPFINPLPKPRRTFKHEGEEDWVPAVRNKRNLPPLPSIPPPPLPSSPPPSAVSRRLWSGKHKNNADHRKSYEFEDLLQSSSEHGRVDWYAQTKLALTRTLSEENVYEDILDPPSKENPYEDIETNSRCLGKKCVLTFPASPTSSVPGTPTKLLSKPTFFRQNSERRSFKLPDIRKLSRDGTGSPSKVSPPSTPSSPDDTFFSLGDSQNGKRRRKIPKLVLKINAIYEARRGKKRVKRLSQSTESNSGKVTDENSESDSDTEEKLKAHSQRLVHVKSRLKQAPRYQTLERDLIEYQERQLFEYFVVVSLHKKQAGAAYIPEVTQQFPLKLERSFKFMREAEDQLKAIPQFCFPDAKDWAPIHQFASETFSFVLTGEDGSRRFGYCRRLLPSGKGKRLPEVYCIVSRLGCFNLFSKILDEVEKRRGISPALVQPLMRSVMEAPFPALGRTITVKNFLPGSGTEVIELRRPLDSRLEHVDFESLFTSLSVRHLSRVFASLLLERRVIFIADKLSTLSKCCHATVALLYPFTWQHTYIPVLPPSMIDIVCSPTPFLIGLLSSSLPRLRELPVEEVLVVDLVNNRFLRQMEDEDSILPRKLQAALEHILEQRNELASDKEEGPVNGKQETSPLNEVVSEAFVRFFVEIVGHYSLFLTPTEREERALQREAFRKSVSSKSLRRFLEVFMETQMFGGFIQERELRKQGVRGLFEVRAQEYLETLPSGEQSGVNRFLKGLGSKMKFLHKK